A window of Microcystis aeruginosa FD4 contains these coding sequences:
- a CDS encoding Mur ligase family protein: MNRIRLGIAVAVAKTVTALVKGLRLGAASVLPGEIARRLHPRLLPLLCGQVRRGVILVVGTNGKTTTSLLLRTILERQGAKVTHNTTGANLINGLITALLADANLFGTLKADYAILEVDENILPLVLKDCRPRAILALNLFRDQLDRYGEVDTISRRWQGAISPLPTNTLVILNADDPTLSHLGQQLPQRVVYFGLSEPELYLEEIPHAVDSIYCPKCGASLDYRGVYLSHLGDFSCPSCGFKKSSPAFHSHDWPQILIGVYNKYNTLAAGLVAQELGIKDREIFETVQGFKAAFGRAEELEIEGKKVRILLSKNPVGMNETIRTVADILQKEKSSTTLLVLNDRIPDGTDVSWIWDVDTEKLTRLGTTLVVTGDRLYDLALRLQYSQDSLASPVNLIVESDLKKAIQIALNNTKNEETLHILPTYSAMLEVREILTGRKIL, translated from the coding sequence TTGAATCGCATCCGTTTAGGGATAGCCGTAGCGGTGGCTAAAACCGTTACTGCTCTGGTTAAAGGACTCCGTTTAGGGGCTGCCAGCGTCTTGCCGGGGGAAATTGCCCGTCGTCTCCATCCCCGTTTGTTACCGCTACTCTGTGGGCAAGTCCGACGGGGGGTAATCTTGGTGGTTGGCACGAATGGAAAAACTACCACTTCCCTACTCCTAAGAACTATTCTAGAGCGTCAGGGGGCAAAAGTCACCCATAATACCACCGGGGCGAATTTAATTAATGGTTTAATCACTGCTTTATTAGCCGATGCCAATTTATTCGGCACTTTAAAGGCTGATTATGCCATTTTAGAAGTGGATGAAAATATTCTCCCTTTGGTTTTAAAAGATTGTCGTCCTCGCGCTATTTTAGCTCTCAATTTGTTTCGCGATCAACTCGATCGCTATGGGGAAGTAGATACGATTAGTCGCCGTTGGCAAGGAGCCATATCTCCCCTACCCACCAATACTTTAGTGATTCTCAATGCTGATGATCCCACCCTTTCCCATTTGGGTCAACAACTGCCCCAAAGAGTTGTATATTTTGGCTTAAGTGAGCCAGAATTATATCTGGAAGAAATTCCCCATGCTGTCGATTCTATTTACTGTCCTAAATGTGGTGCTTCTTTGGATTATCGCGGAGTTTATCTCTCCCATTTAGGGGATTTTAGCTGTCCTAGTTGCGGCTTTAAAAAGAGTAGTCCTGCTTTTCATAGTCACGATTGGCCGCAGATTTTAATCGGTGTTTATAATAAATATAATACTTTAGCGGCGGGTTTAGTAGCCCAGGAATTGGGGATTAAAGATCGAGAAATTTTTGAGACAGTTCAGGGTTTTAAAGCGGCTTTTGGTCGAGCCGAAGAATTAGAAATTGAGGGTAAAAAAGTTAGAATTTTACTGTCTAAAAATCCCGTGGGTATGAATGAAACAATTCGCACAGTGGCTGATATTTTACAGAAAGAAAAGTCTTCTACTACTCTCTTAGTTCTCAATGATCGCATCCCCGACGGTACGGATGTTTCTTGGATTTGGGATGTGGATACGGAAAAATTAACCCGTTTGGGAACAACTTTAGTGGTAACGGGCGATCGACTTTATGATCTGGCTTTACGCTTACAATATAGTCAGGATAGTCTCGCTTCTCCCGTTAATTTAATTGTTGAATCCGATTTAAAAAAAGCGATCCAAATTGCCCTTAATAACACCAAAAATGAAGAAACTTTACATATTTTACCTACCTATTCTGCTATGTTAGAAGTACGAGAGATTCTCACGGGACGAAAGATTTTGTAG
- a CDS encoding PIN domain-containing protein yields the protein MSFEIALYAGEIRVKLRTQGKTRSEADMLISATAKIHKLTLVTHNIRDFEGCEILLFNPFS from the coding sequence ATTAGTTTTGAAATTGCTTTATATGCAGGTGAAATACGAGTAAAATTAAGAACTCAAGGCAAAACTCGTTCTGAAGCTGATATGCTAATTTCCGCAACAGCTAAAATTCATAAACTGACTTTAGTAACGCACAATATTCGTGACTTTGAAGGCTGCGAGATTTTGCTTTTCAATCCATTTAGCTAA
- a CDS encoding phosphatase PAP2 family protein, with product MIPKTYLNNSLIFLAILLASLSFTDLAIAIGQYPQGFAWEKSLMLSIHQTANLNLNFLAIKLTGLGTYCGVAPILTILLLIFALKKYWYGFAYLLVTMAGGWAISYNLKMLFRRNRPQFWQLFYPLPDDFSFPSGHALFSSLLVVSLLILSWRTRWFLGVVLLGIPLVLVIAWTRLYLGVHFPSDILAAWLLAIAWSLLVHLWWRQLLKTPKAIDTQEEINN from the coding sequence GTGATTCCCAAAACCTACTTAAACAATAGCTTAATTTTCTTAGCCATCTTGTTAGCATCGCTAAGTTTTACGGATTTAGCGATCGCTATTGGCCAGTATCCCCAAGGGTTTGCTTGGGAAAAATCCCTGATGCTATCTATTCATCAAACCGCTAATTTAAACCTAAACTTTTTGGCCATAAAACTAACGGGATTAGGTACTTATTGCGGAGTAGCCCCGATACTGACAATTTTACTGCTGATTTTTGCCCTAAAAAAATACTGGTATGGTTTCGCTTATCTCCTTGTAACTATGGCGGGAGGTTGGGCAATTAGTTATAACCTCAAGATGCTTTTTCGTCGGAATCGCCCGCAATTTTGGCAGTTATTTTATCCCTTACCCGATGATTTTTCCTTCCCTAGCGGTCATGCTTTATTTAGTTCCCTGTTAGTGGTTTCTTTACTGATCCTATCTTGGAGAACGCGCTGGTTTTTAGGGGTAGTTTTACTGGGGATTCCCTTGGTTTTGGTTATTGCTTGGACTCGTCTTTATTTAGGGGTTCACTTTCCTAGTGATATCCTTGCCGCTTGGCTTTTAGCGATCGCTTGGTCTCTCCTAGTTCATCTCTGGTGGCGACAGTTATTAAAGACACCCAAGGCGATCGACACCCAAGAGGAAATTAATAATTAG
- a CDS encoding WecB/TagA/CpsF family glycosyltransferase — translation MIFSGCFLGILKAVGPAEGDNMFLAHRSIIGTRLDATSYQDACDRIQSWVENNLSCYIVAANVHVVMMGYWHKTYRRLINGANLVTPDGMPLVWGLRLLGIKQQSRVYGPDLMLACCDRAARCQIPIYLYGATETTLIRLQANLRRRFPDLIIAGSYSPPFRPLSDDEEAQDRDRIQQSGAKLVFVGLGCPKQEQWMARQQGKLKAVMLGVGAAFSFHSGEVSQAPGWVMKIGLEWLYRLFQEPGRLWQRYLINNPSFLLLFALQLLRGQEK, via the coding sequence TTGATCTTTTCCGGCTGCTTTTTGGGCATCCTCAAAGCAGTTGGTCCGGCAGAAGGAGATAATATGTTTTTAGCACATCGATCGATTATTGGCACTCGTTTGGATGCCACCAGTTATCAAGATGCTTGCGATCGCATTCAGTCCTGGGTGGAAAATAATCTCTCCTGCTATATTGTCGCCGCTAACGTCCATGTGGTGATGATGGGTTATTGGCACAAGACCTATCGTCGTCTGATTAATGGCGCTAATCTGGTGACACCGGATGGAATGCCTCTCGTCTGGGGATTGCGCTTACTGGGGATTAAACAACAAAGTCGCGTCTATGGTCCTGATCTTATGTTAGCCTGTTGCGATCGAGCTGCCCGCTGCCAAATCCCCATCTATCTCTACGGTGCCACAGAAACAACCCTAATTCGTCTGCAAGCCAATCTTAGACGGCGTTTTCCTGATTTAATTATCGCTGGCAGCTATTCCCCCCCTTTTCGTCCCCTCAGCGACGATGAAGAGGCGCAAGATAGGGACAGAATCCAGCAATCTGGCGCTAAATTGGTTTTTGTCGGGTTGGGATGTCCCAAACAAGAACAGTGGATGGCCCGACAGCAGGGAAAATTAAAGGCTGTTATGTTAGGAGTCGGCGCCGCTTTTAGTTTCCACAGTGGTGAAGTGTCTCAAGCACCAGGTTGGGTGATGAAAATCGGCTTAGAATGGCTCTATCGTTTGTTTCAAGAACCAGGTCGTCTCTGGCAACGCTATTTAATTAATAATCCCAGTTTTTTGCTTCTTTTTGCCCTACAACTCCTGCGAGGCCAGGAAAAGTAA
- a CDS encoding sulfate ABC transporter substrate-binding protein, which produces MIHEPRSPKPKTLLPFISLATAAVVTTGIGLAFTPLSASGNLLAGPDKQQAKQKTVEITLVSYAVTQSAYSKIIPLFVNKWKREKKQDVVIKQSYGGSGSQTRAVIDGLDADVVNLAIGSDVERLQKAGLVNPGWQKELPNNGIATRSVVALVTRQGNPKGIRNWPDLAKSGIKVITANPKTSGVARWNFLALWGSVTQTGGNQAQATNFVRNVYKNVPVLPKDAREASDVFFKQDQGDVLLNYENEVILARQKGETGFSYTIPPVNVSIDPPVAVVDKIVDKRKTREVATAFAQFLFTPEAQREFAKVGFRPVNANVAKEFSKQYPKVPNLFSYTAIGSWEEIQKKFFADGAIFDQIQR; this is translated from the coding sequence GTGATCCATGAGCCTAGATCCCCAAAACCGAAAACCCTCTTACCTTTTATTTCTCTAGCTACGGCTGCCGTCGTCACAACGGGAATTGGACTAGCTTTTACCCCCCTATCGGCATCGGGTAATCTGCTGGCAGGTCCGGATAAACAGCAAGCTAAACAAAAAACCGTGGAAATCACCCTAGTTTCCTACGCGGTGACTCAATCGGCCTACTCAAAAATCATTCCTCTATTCGTCAACAAATGGAAAAGAGAGAAAAAACAGGATGTGGTGATTAAACAGAGTTATGGCGGCTCTGGTTCCCAAACCCGCGCTGTTATCGACGGATTAGATGCAGATGTGGTAAATTTGGCCATCGGTTCTGATGTGGAACGCTTGCAAAAAGCGGGTTTAGTTAACCCCGGTTGGCAGAAAGAATTACCCAATAACGGCATCGCCACTCGTTCCGTGGTAGCTTTAGTTACTCGTCAGGGCAATCCCAAAGGAATCCGTAACTGGCCAGATCTAGCCAAATCGGGGATTAAAGTCATCACTGCCAACCCGAAAACCTCTGGGGTAGCCCGTTGGAATTTTCTGGCCCTGTGGGGATCGGTAACTCAAACTGGCGGCAATCAAGCACAAGCGACCAATTTCGTCCGCAATGTCTATAAAAACGTGCCTGTACTACCCAAAGATGCCCGGGAAGCCAGCGATGTCTTCTTTAAACAGGATCAGGGGGATGTGCTGCTTAACTACGAAAACGAGGTGATTCTGGCCCGTCAAAAAGGAGAAACGGGTTTTTCCTATACTATTCCTCCGGTCAATGTTTCGATCGATCCGCCCGTGGCCGTAGTGGATAAAATAGTTGATAAACGCAAAACCCGGGAAGTAGCGACAGCTTTTGCCCAATTTCTCTTTACCCCCGAAGCGCAGCGAGAATTCGCCAAGGTGGGTTTCCGTCCGGTTAATGCTAATGTGGCTAAAGAGTTTAGTAAACAATACCCAAAAGTGCCGAATCTGTTCTCCTATACGGCGATCGGTAGCTGGGAGGAGATCCAGAAAAAATTCTTCGCTGATGGGGCGATTTTTGACCAAATTCAGCGTTAA
- a CDS encoding helix-turn-helix domain-containing protein encodes MSGKMTLTLDCDTYGRLLAEYLPKVIENDAENEQAITLAEALSHRENRSLEETTLLNLLLTLIEKYEQENYPIEESEPHSILWELMEANNLQEKDLSDILGSRTIVSDILIGKQIITEKQAVKLGQFFHVDSSLFLSTQ; translated from the coding sequence ATGAGTGGAAAAATGACCCTTACTTTGGACTGTGATACCTACGGAAGGTTACTAGCCGAGTATCTACCAAAAGTGATAGAAAACGATGCAGAAAACGAACAGGCTATTACCCTAGCTGAAGCCTTATCTCATCGAGAAAATCGAAGTCTAGAAGAAACCACCTTGTTAAATTTACTCTTGACTTTAATCGAAAAATACGAACAAGAGAATTATCCCATTGAAGAATCAGAACCCCATTCAATACTCTGGGAACTCATGGAAGCTAACAACTTACAAGAAAAAGATTTATCAGATATACTAGGTTCAAGAACAATAGTTTCTGATATTCTTATTGGCAAACAAATAATAACAGAAAAACAAGCTGTAAAGTTAGGACAGTTTTTTCACGTTGACTCAAGTTTATTTTTATCTACTCAGTAA
- a CDS encoding IS630 family transposase yields the protein MEAELQILEEFIKTNPDSRELKRALGVKLALSGYAYRAIQEIIGVTPGFIAKWKKEFISAGIEGIILKYKGSRPYLNAEEKQELIQWIINQSHWDIWELETYVLETYEVVFKSRQSYYQLLKEARISWQKAEQVNPKKDAEEVKKKNEEISQLLESKKEEIQSGKLAVYLLDECHLVWKDVLGHLWNFIKERLKEGQNPSELPERTLVKIKNEKERQTYYGALNLVEKEFILAPYKAGKVENTVDFLKKLIQSNPGRKILIIWDGASYHSGEEMIKFLTEKNQGLSPEDWQITCHKFARYAPEENPVEAIWLQLKNLLRRFYWLAKNFRVVKRLFEFFAKFQLFNFPNLKKYDAFSQFI from the coding sequence ATGGAAGCAGAACTTCAAATTCTCGAAGAGTTCATCAAAACTAATCCCGATTCCCGGGAACTGAAAAGAGCCTTAGGGGTTAAGCTGGCTTTGTCGGGATACGCTTATAGAGCAATTCAAGAAATTATTGGAGTGACCCCCGGATTCATTGCTAAATGGAAAAAGGAATTTATTTCAGCAGGAATTGAGGGGATTATCTTGAAGTATAAAGGTTCGAGACCCTATCTAAATGCCGAGGAAAAACAAGAATTAATTCAATGGATTATCAACCAGAGTCACTGGGATATTTGGGAGCTAGAAACTTATGTACTAGAAACTTATGAGGTTGTGTTTAAATCGAGACAGAGCTACTACCAATTGCTAAAAGAAGCGAGAATTAGCTGGCAAAAGGCGGAACAAGTAAACCCGAAAAAAGATGCAGAAGAGGTAAAAAAAAAGAATGAAGAAATCAGTCAATTATTGGAGAGCAAAAAAGAGGAGATTCAGTCGGGAAAGCTTGCGGTGTACTTGCTTGATGAATGTCATCTGGTCTGGAAAGATGTTCTAGGTCATCTCTGGAACTTTATTAAAGAAAGACTAAAAGAAGGTCAAAATCCCTCAGAGTTACCCGAAAGAACTTTGGTAAAAATTAAGAATGAAAAAGAGAGACAAACTTATTATGGAGCTTTAAATTTAGTGGAAAAAGAATTTATTTTAGCTCCTTACAAAGCAGGGAAGGTCGAGAATACAGTAGATTTTTTGAAAAAACTAATTCAAAGCAACCCTGGGCGAAAAATACTGATTATTTGGGATGGAGCTTCCTATCATTCGGGAGAAGAGATGATCAAATTCCTTACTGAAAAAAATCAGGGTTTATCCCCAGAAGATTGGCAGATTACCTGTCATAAATTTGCCCGATACGCTCCCGAAGAAAATCCAGTAGAAGCAATTTGGCTACAGTTAAAAAATCTTTTGAGAAGATTTTATTGGTTGGCCAAAAATTTTCGAGTGGTTAAACGCTTGTTCGAGTTTTTTGCCAAATTTCAATTATTTAATTTTCCTAACCTTAAGAAATACGATGCTTTTTCACAATTCATTTAG
- a CDS encoding DUF5615 family PIN-like protein, translating into MTFLVDYNLDGYALIFLGILAKRGWLEFQSVQFVTFREVGLSMESSDRVVWRYAQEHELMILTANRNMKGGDSLEQVMREENTENSFPVLTIGNLDRLSEAEYRERRAERLIEIAVDIDNYKGVGRLFIP; encoded by the coding sequence ATGACTTTCTTAGTTGACTACAACCTCGACGGTTATGCGCTGATTTTTCTTGGTATATTGGCAAAACGTGGTTGGCTTGAGTTTCAGTCTGTCCAATTTGTCACCTTTAGAGAGGTTGGATTGTCGATGGAAAGTAGCGATCGCGTAGTCTGGCGCTATGCTCAAGAACACGAGTTGATGATTCTTACTGCTAACCGAAATATGAAGGGTGGTGATTCGCTTGAGCAGGTTATGCGAGAAGAGAACACAGAGAACTCGTTTCCAGTGTTGACGATTGGAAATCTCGATCGTTTGAGTGAAGCTGAGTATAGAGAGCGCCGCGCTGAACGACTGATCGAAATTGCTGTAGATATTGATAATTACAAGGGGGTTGGTCGGTTATTCATTCCATGA
- a CDS encoding roadblock/LC7 domain-containing protein gives MSFIVEQLIYSSFSQLGFKYIAGANVPLGIQEVFYQHIVSQLWDNYNPPDGNFKGVYVHQIDSHNTLFGWLINDGKDEFGRGDIPYFHCYYLQELLDSKQLVKILACLEAGPLKRISRDEAEISLDTVVLADNYHAKAFELGIKLSKDIRLFSHRQLREEKPLQWFISSKETKERQHPTDNNYDNSKNTLPREPNYQAEVAKILQELAEKPLAIEAIMLVSPQGQPLTDSSGMEQNSALILAGTMLYLANNTKEELSWSDLEQIAIRSPQGHLILTPCSDQAFLLVKTGKTITGLLEGEIEKTRSKLAKILAISHPIPQTPLL, from the coding sequence ATGTCTTTTATCGTTGAACAACTGATTTATAGCAGTTTCTCACAACTGGGATTTAAATATATCGCTGGTGCCAATGTCCCCCTAGGGATTCAAGAGGTTTTTTATCAACATATAGTCTCTCAGTTATGGGACAACTATAATCCTCCAGACGGGAACTTTAAAGGAGTCTATGTCCATCAAATTGACTCCCATAATACCCTCTTTGGTTGGTTAATTAACGATGGTAAGGATGAATTTGGTCGTGGGGATATCCCCTACTTTCATTGTTATTATTTACAGGAGCTACTCGACTCGAAACAACTGGTTAAAATCCTTGCCTGTCTAGAAGCGGGTCCCCTAAAACGTATTTCCAGAGATGAGGCTGAAATCTCCCTTGACACCGTGGTTTTAGCAGACAATTATCATGCCAAGGCCTTTGAATTGGGGATTAAACTTTCTAAAGATATTCGTCTGTTTAGCCACCGGCAACTGCGGGAAGAAAAACCCCTACAATGGTTTATCTCCTCGAAAGAAACCAAAGAACGACAACATCCCACCGATAATAACTATGATAACTCTAAAAATACCTTGCCTAGGGAACCAAATTACCAGGCAGAAGTTGCCAAAATCCTGCAAGAATTAGCCGAAAAACCGCTCGCTATCGAGGCAATCATGCTTGTTTCTCCCCAGGGTCAACCTTTGACTGATTCGAGCGGCATGGAACAGAATAGCGCTTTAATCTTAGCAGGAACAATGCTCTATCTTGCCAATAACACAAAAGAGGAATTAAGCTGGTCTGATCTGGAACAAATTGCTATTCGCAGTCCCCAGGGTCATCTGATCCTAACCCCTTGCAGTGACCAAGCTTTTCTTTTAGTGAAAACTGGCAAAACTATCACGGGATTGTTAGAGGGAGAAATCGAGAAAACTCGCTCAAAATTAGCAAAAATTCTCGCTATCTCTCACCCCATCCCCCAAACTCCTCTCTTGTAA
- a CDS encoding PEP-CTERM sorting domain-containing protein — protein sequence MTRTLAKLIIFGWGDKLGFLKIAIASSCLMIVPQVQVKAASVTVLNPSFEAPTAPQQPGGQYFSNNDITNWVLSSSGGAVQGVFNPSASQAADGGNNYYDQPVPHGVQVAFSDGGSISQQLSAVLQPNRQYTLGAFVGRRNNVSFPGYNIELLAGNTVLASNNSIIPVSGTFAPVTVNYTSGRSDPLIGQPLQIRLTSLGTQTNFDNITLDASPIPEPSAILGLLGFGLLGIGSTLKQKR from the coding sequence ATGACTCGAACATTAGCTAAATTAATCATTTTCGGGTGGGGAGATAAGCTAGGATTTTTAAAAATAGCGATCGCTTCCTCTTGCTTGATGATTGTTCCGCAGGTGCAGGTTAAGGCGGCATCTGTCACCGTATTGAATCCTAGCTTTGAAGCCCCGACCGCTCCTCAACAGCCCGGTGGTCAGTATTTTAGCAACAATGACATCACTAACTGGGTACTTAGCTCATCCGGTGGGGCAGTTCAGGGGGTTTTTAATCCAAGCGCATCTCAAGCTGCTGATGGCGGAAATAATTATTACGATCAACCAGTTCCCCATGGAGTTCAAGTAGCCTTCAGTGACGGCGGAAGTATCTCCCAGCAACTTTCCGCAGTTTTGCAACCGAACAGGCAATATACTTTGGGCGCGTTTGTCGGACGCCGAAATAATGTTTCCTTTCCGGGCTACAATATCGAACTTTTAGCTGGAAATACAGTTCTAGCCTCTAACAATAGTATTATTCCCGTTTCCGGCACTTTCGCACCTGTCACCGTTAACTATACCAGTGGTAGGAGCGATCCCCTCATCGGTCAGCCATTACAAATTCGTCTGACATCATTGGGGACTCAGACCAATTTCGATAACATAACCCTTGACGCTTCTCCCATTCCCGAACCTTCTGCGATATTAGGATTGCTAGGTTTCGGACTGTTGGGAATCGGTTCAACGTTAAAACAAAAACGATAA
- a CDS encoding iron-sulfur cluster assembly accessory protein produces MTQATQTQGKGILLSEAALKHLTTLKEQQGKDLCLRVGVRQGGCSGMSYMMDFEHPSNISPQDEVFDYDGFKIVSDKKSLLYLYGLMLDYSNAMIGGGFQFTNPNASQTCGCGKSFGV; encoded by the coding sequence ATGACACAAGCTACTCAGACTCAAGGAAAAGGAATTTTACTCAGTGAGGCCGCCCTCAAACACCTTACCACGCTCAAAGAGCAACAGGGTAAGGATTTATGTCTGCGCGTGGGTGTGCGTCAAGGTGGTTGTTCGGGAATGTCCTATATGATGGATTTTGAGCATCCTAGCAATATTAGCCCCCAAGATGAGGTTTTCGATTACGATGGCTTCAAAATTGTCTCTGATAAAAAAAGTCTGCTCTATCTCTACGGTCTCATGTTAGATTACAGCAACGCGATGATCGGCGGCGGTTTCCAATTCACTAATCCCAACGCCAGTCAAACCTGCGGTTGTGGTAAGTCTTTCGGCGTTTAA
- a CDS encoding phage holin family protein, which produces MLSFFLRWLITAVSLLITAQIVPGIEIKNFTVALIAAVALGLINAIIRPLLILFTLPLTILTLGLFIFVVNAISFSLASYFISGFEVKSFFAALFGSIVVSIVSGVLNSIFGD; this is translated from the coding sequence ATGTTATCTTTTTTCCTCCGTTGGTTGATTACCGCCGTCTCTTTATTGATTACAGCGCAAATAGTACCCGGTATAGAAATTAAAAATTTTACCGTGGCATTGATAGCCGCTGTCGCTTTGGGTTTAATTAATGCTATTATTAGACCCCTGTTGATTCTTTTTACCCTGCCTTTAACTATTTTGACCCTAGGGTTATTTATTTTTGTGGTCAATGCCATTTCCTTTTCTTTAGCCTCCTATTTTATCAGTGGCTTTGAGGTAAAATCATTTTTTGCCGCTTTATTTGGTTCGATCGTAGTTTCGATCGTTTCAGGAGTTTTAAATAGCATTTTCGGTGACTAA
- a CDS encoding type II toxin-antitoxin system HigB family toxin yields MHIISRKKLRRFSGKHADAANAINTWYKIASKAEWKNLAEVQAVYSQAEAVGNFTVFNIKGNRYRLIVDIVYKDQVIYIKYILTHAEYDKDEWKNDPYFGL; encoded by the coding sequence ATGCACATCATCAGCCGTAAAAAACTGCGGCGATTTTCTGGAAAACACGCTGATGCTGCCAATGCCATTAATACTTGGTATAAAATTGCTAGTAAAGCAGAGTGGAAAAACCTGGCTGAAGTTCAAGCTGTGTATTCTCAAGCAGAAGCAGTTGGTAATTTCACGGTCTTTAATATCAAAGGTAATCGCTATCGTCTAATTGTAGATATCGTTTACAAAGACCAAGTAATTTACATCAAGTACATTTTGACTCACGCGGAGTATGACAAAGATGAGTGGAAAAATGACCCTTACTTTGGACTGTGA
- a CDS encoding DUF433 domain-containing protein — MTWTANQQAKIIRTERGLTIAGTRTSLYAVIDLLKADYPPKLIRDTFNLTDAQIDAALSYIEANQAQVEVEYQEVLQNREEIRQYWEDRNRERFARIAAMPHKPGQEAFWAKLEGQRARRAAQKQ; from the coding sequence ATGACCTGGACGGCAAACCAACAAGCGAAAATTATCCGTACAGAGCGTGGGCTGACGATCGCTGGCACGCGCACTAGCCTTTATGCTGTAATCGATCTCCTAAAAGCTGATTATCCTCCTAAACTGATTCGTGACACGTTTAACCTCACGGACGCGCAAATTGACGCAGCTTTGTCCTACATTGAGGCAAACCAAGCTCAGGTCGAGGTTGAATATCAAGAGGTTCTTCAGAATAGGGAAGAAATTCGCCAGTACTGGGAAGATCGTAACCGTGAACGCTTTGCTCGAATTGCAGCAATGCCACATAAGCCCGGACAAGAAGCGTTTTGGGCGAAGCTTGAGGGGCAGAGAGCCAGACGTGCTGCACAAAAACAATGA
- a CDS encoding TRAFAC clade GTPase domain-containing protein has translation MTNNEENLSKENKIYTVLSIGQRGAGKTVFLASSYQTFKNQATSGNQANIVLRFQEEESEEDIEKILNYVARTGQYPPATLKISNFDFNLEKNSGDRSEKMATIRWWDVPGESCQIYNLAFVNMALQADACLLFLEAPSLLNDAEKPNNYLKIFQTLIEIINYNKIQFNLGIIISKCDLVISDKKCWQNLQIKVQELEQKLREQKVDHRFFYSTVLIDSQQGTLQANQALDSLSWLLSQIDQQLVNIS, from the coding sequence ATGACTAATAATGAGGAAAATCTTAGTAAAGAAAACAAAATTTATACAGTTCTCAGTATCGGTCAAAGAGGCGCAGGAAAAACAGTTTTCCTAGCGTCATCTTATCAGACTTTCAAAAATCAAGCAACTTCGGGAAATCAGGCTAATATTGTCTTGAGATTTCAAGAGGAAGAAAGCGAAGAAGATATTGAAAAAATTCTCAATTATGTCGCTAGAACAGGTCAATATCCCCCCGCCACTTTAAAAATCAGTAACTTTGATTTTAATTTAGAGAAAAATAGCGGTGATCGCTCAGAGAAAATGGCGACAATTCGCTGGTGGGATGTACCTGGAGAAAGTTGTCAAATCTATAATTTAGCTTTTGTCAATATGGCTTTACAGGCTGATGCTTGTTTGCTGTTTTTAGAAGCGCCAAGTTTATTAAATGATGCAGAGAAGCCTAATAACTACCTGAAAATTTTTCAAACCTTGATCGAGATAATTAATTATAATAAAATCCAGTTTAATTTAGGCATTATTATCAGCAAATGTGATCTAGTTATCTCGGACAAAAAATGCTGGCAAAACTTACAAATAAAAGTGCAAGAATTAGAGCAAAAACTGCGAGAGCAAAAAGTTGATCACCGTTTTTTTTACTCAACAGTTTTAATTGATTCCCAGCAAGGCACACTGCAAGCAAATCAAGCTTTAGACTCCCTGTCTTGGTTATTGTCTCAAATCGATCAACAACTGGTAAACATTTCCTAA